In Sphingomonas sp. LR60, the following are encoded in one genomic region:
- a CDS encoding head GIN domain-containing protein — protein MRTMVLAMLLPLVACGNNANIEGQEVAAQGSGTTRTYAVRDFTAVKLAGSDDVDVRVGAGFAVRAEGDPQVLDKITVTRDGDRLTISRRRSSTWQRGKARVFVTLPRLNAASLDGSGNLTIDQVRGSSFDARLAGSGNLRIAQVATDSLGLSLSGSGNITTAGQTGQFSLNLAGSGNVDAAALVAREAAIKSAGSGDIRATVRGPATVSLAGSGDVDLGGGARCTVRKAGSGTVRCGG, from the coding sequence ATGCGGACGATGGTTCTCGCGATGCTGCTGCCACTGGTCGCATGCGGCAACAATGCCAACATCGAAGGGCAGGAGGTGGCGGCGCAGGGATCCGGCACGACGCGAACCTATGCCGTCCGCGACTTCACCGCCGTGAAGCTGGCGGGCAGCGACGATGTCGATGTGCGTGTCGGCGCCGGGTTCGCCGTGCGCGCCGAAGGTGATCCGCAAGTGCTCGACAAGATCACGGTGACCCGCGACGGTGATCGCCTCACGATCTCGCGCCGACGCTCCTCGACGTGGCAGCGCGGCAAGGCGCGCGTCTTCGTGACGCTGCCCCGATTGAACGCCGCATCACTCGACGGCTCGGGCAATCTCACCATCGACCAGGTGCGCGGCAGCAGCTTCGACGCCCGACTCGCCGGATCGGGCAATCTCCGGATCGCGCAGGTCGCGACCGACTCGCTCGGGCTGTCGCTCTCCGGATCGGGTAACATTACCACTGCGGGTCAGACCGGGCAGTTTTCGCTCAACCTCGCCGGATCGGGCAATGTCGATGCCGCGGCGCTGGTCGCGCGAGAGGCTGCGATCAAGTCCGCCGGCTCGGGCGACATTCGCGCCACCGTCCGCGGCCCCGCGACGGTGTCGCTGGCCGGCTCGGGCGATGTCGATCTCGGCGGCGGGGCGCGCTGCACCGTCCGCAAGGCCGGATCCGGCACGGTGCGGTGCGGGGGCTGA
- a CDS encoding electron transfer flavoprotein subunit beta/FixA family protein has product MKVLVPVKRVLDYNVKPRVKADGSGVDLANVKMSMNPFDEIAVEEAIRLKEKGIVTEIVVVSIGEPKAQDTLRTALAMGADRAILVTSETKVEPLGVAKLLAKIVEEEQPQLVILGKQAIDDDNNQTGQMLAGLLGWGQGTFASKVELAADSVTVTREVDGGLETDTFKLPAIVTTDLRLNEPRYASLPNIMKAKSKPLATKTVADLGVDVTPRLTVVSVAEPAKRMAGVKVADVDELVNRLKSMGIAK; this is encoded by the coding sequence ATGAAGGTGCTGGTGCCGGTCAAGCGCGTGCTTGACTATAATGTAAAGCCCCGCGTGAAGGCGGACGGCTCGGGCGTCGATCTCGCGAACGTCAAGATGAGCATGAACCCGTTCGATGAGATTGCGGTCGAAGAAGCGATCCGTCTCAAGGAAAAGGGCATCGTCACCGAGATCGTCGTCGTCTCGATCGGCGAGCCGAAGGCGCAGGACACGCTGCGCACCGCGCTGGCGATGGGCGCCGACCGCGCGATCCTCGTCACCTCGGAGACCAAGGTCGAACCGCTGGGCGTCGCCAAGCTGCTCGCCAAGATCGTCGAGGAGGAACAGCCGCAATTAGTGATCCTCGGCAAGCAGGCGATCGACGACGACAACAACCAGACCGGCCAGATGCTCGCCGGGCTGCTCGGTTGGGGCCAGGGTACGTTCGCGTCGAAGGTCGAGCTGGCCGCTGATAGCGTCACCGTCACCCGCGAGGTCGACGGCGGGCTGGAGACGGACACGTTCAAGCTGCCCGCGATCGTCACCACCGACCTGCGCCTCAACGAGCCGCGCTACGCCTCGCTGCCCAACATCATGAAGGCCAAGTCGAAGCCGCTCGCGACCAAGACCGTGGCCGACCTCGGCGTCGATGTGACGCCGCGGCTGACCGTCGTCAGCGTCGCCGAGCCGGCCAAGCGCATGGCGGGCGTCAAGGTCGCCGATGTCGACGAGCTGGTGAACCGGCTCAAGTCGATGGGCATCGCAAAATAG
- a CDS encoding ATP-dependent DNA helicase has protein sequence MADGETTRALSRGEAIRLAADTPVILLNAPLIGQRLGYADLSGLDLLELFAFLHPARFMVPTPKGVADVCGMAAPTRDDDVAAFLRDATVRMLAVTEGDWPEREGAWTAAQSLTRARWAWAPVVGPRIAKPQQNERWLFARLPEWEEVAPRPAPRSITLGERAVLDRLDRLTGEGAEPRAGQRAYAVAAGAAFAPRATREAPNLMLAEAGTGIGKTLGYLAPASLWAEQAGGAVWVSTYTKALQRQLGHETRRLYPDRALRKAKVVTRKGRENYLCLLNLEDALQGGFAGRAAILAHLVARWAAYTDDGDMIGGDLPGWLVALFRRNGSAALTDRRGECVYAGCPHYRKCFIERAARASAEADLVIANHALVMVNAARGRELATRPTRYVFDEGHHLFDAADAMFGTALTGAETIELRRWIVGPEGTSRGRRRGLQARLSDVASYDEQGGRAVTDIVGAAQALASDGWLSRVAEGQPFGAIEALLGAVRGLAYARAEERGADAGYGLETELAEPSPELIEAAAPAAQALDALVRPMVALGKRLEAVLAEGPDWLDGQARARVEGAIASLGWRAETVASWLALLARVGGPADPRFVDWLAVDRVEGREYDMGLHRRWLDPTLPFAETVLKGAHGALVTSATLTAGGDWDTAEARVGAPHLPRAAGRFQVESPFDYAARAEVVIVTDVKRGDIPALANAYARLVEASEGGALGLFTAIRRLRAVHARVADRLARAGLPLHAQHVDPVDTGTLVDIFRDDPHASLFGTDALRDGVDVPGHSLRLVVMEGVPWPKPTVLHAARRLTGGGSAYDDRIVRARLAQAFGRLIRRGSDAGLFVLLSAAMPSRLLDAFPPGVTVTRVPLDEAAERVRRRLSTVRDMGHDAALDA, from the coding sequence ATGGCGGATGGAGAGACGACGCGGGCCTTGTCGCGCGGCGAGGCGATCCGGCTGGCGGCGGATACGCCGGTGATCCTGCTGAACGCGCCGCTGATTGGACAGCGGCTGGGCTATGCGGACCTGTCCGGGCTGGACCTGCTGGAGTTGTTCGCATTCCTGCACCCAGCGCGCTTCATGGTGCCGACCCCCAAGGGCGTGGCCGACGTATGCGGGATGGCTGCGCCGACGCGCGACGATGACGTGGCGGCGTTCCTGCGCGACGCAACGGTGCGGATGCTGGCAGTGACCGAGGGTGACTGGCCCGAGCGCGAGGGCGCGTGGACCGCGGCGCAATCGCTGACCCGCGCGCGCTGGGCATGGGCGCCGGTCGTCGGGCCACGGATCGCCAAGCCGCAGCAGAACGAGCGCTGGCTGTTCGCGCGGCTGCCCGAATGGGAAGAGGTCGCGCCACGGCCCGCCCCGCGCAGCATCACGCTGGGCGAGCGCGCGGTGCTCGACCGCCTCGACCGGCTGACCGGCGAGGGAGCCGAGCCGCGCGCCGGGCAGCGTGCCTATGCCGTGGCCGCCGGCGCCGCCTTCGCGCCGCGCGCCACACGCGAAGCGCCCAACCTGATGCTCGCGGAGGCGGGGACGGGGATCGGCAAGACGCTCGGCTATCTCGCCCCCGCCAGCCTGTGGGCGGAACAGGCCGGAGGCGCGGTGTGGGTATCGACCTATACCAAGGCGCTGCAACGTCAGCTCGGGCATGAGACGCGACGCCTCTATCCCGATCGCGCGCTGCGCAAGGCGAAGGTGGTGACTCGCAAGGGGCGGGAGAATTATCTGTGCCTGCTCAACCTCGAGGATGCCTTGCAGGGCGGCTTCGCGGGGCGGGCGGCGATCCTTGCGCATCTGGTGGCGCGCTGGGCGGCCTACACCGACGATGGCGACATGATCGGTGGCGACTTGCCCGGCTGGCTGGTCGCGCTGTTCCGCCGCAACGGCTCGGCGGCGCTGACCGACCGACGCGGCGAGTGCGTCTATGCCGGCTGCCCGCATTACCGGAAATGCTTCATCGAGCGAGCCGCCCGCGCCTCGGCGGAGGCGGATCTGGTGATCGCTAACCATGCGCTGGTGATGGTCAATGCCGCGCGCGGGCGCGAGTTGGCGACGCGGCCGACGCGCTATGTCTTCGACGAGGGACATCATCTGTTCGACGCCGCCGATGCGATGTTCGGCACCGCGCTGACCGGCGCGGAGACGATCGAGCTGCGGCGCTGGATCGTCGGGCCGGAGGGGACGTCACGCGGCCGACGGCGCGGATTGCAGGCACGGCTCTCGGATGTCGCGAGCTATGACGAACAGGGCGGGCGCGCGGTGACCGACATCGTCGGCGCCGCGCAGGCGTTGGCGTCCGATGGCTGGCTGTCACGCGTCGCCGAGGGGCAGCCGTTCGGCGCGATCGAGGCGCTGCTGGGGGCGGTCCGCGGTCTCGCCTATGCGCGCGCTGAGGAGCGCGGCGCGGATGCGGGCTATGGCCTCGAGACCGAACTCGCCGAACCCTCGCCCGAACTGATCGAGGCCGCCGCCCCTGCCGCGCAGGCGCTCGACGCGCTGGTGCGGCCGATGGTGGCGCTCGGCAAGCGGCTGGAGGCGGTGCTCGCGGAAGGGCCGGACTGGCTCGACGGGCAGGCGCGCGCGCGGGTGGAGGGAGCGATCGCCTCGCTCGGCTGGCGTGCGGAGACGGTCGCGTCGTGGCTGGCGCTGCTGGCGCGCGTCGGTGGCCCGGCCGATCCGCGCTTCGTCGACTGGTTGGCGGTCGATCGCGTCGAGGGCCGCGAATATGACATGGGGCTGCACCGCCGCTGGCTCGACCCGACGCTGCCCTTCGCCGAGACGGTGCTGAAAGGTGCGCACGGGGCGCTGGTGACGTCGGCGACGCTGACCGCGGGCGGCGACTGGGACACCGCCGAGGCACGGGTGGGTGCACCGCATCTGCCGCGCGCGGCGGGGCGGTTCCAGGTCGAGTCGCCGTTCGATTATGCGGCGCGTGCCGAGGTGGTGATCGTCACCGACGTAAAGCGTGGCGACATTCCCGCGCTCGCCAACGCCTATGCGCGGCTGGTGGAGGCGAGCGAAGGCGGCGCTTTGGGCCTATTCACCGCGATCCGGCGACTTCGGGCGGTTCATGCGCGTGTCGCCGACCGGTTGGCGCGCGCCGGGTTGCCGCTCCACGCGCAGCATGTCGATCCGGTCGATACCGGGACACTGGTCGACATCTTCCGCGACGATCCGCACGCCAGCCTGTTCGGCACCGATGCACTGCGCGACGGGGTCGACGTGCCGGGCCACTCCCTGCGGCTGGTGGTGATGGAGGGGGTGCCATGGCCCAAGCCGACCGTACTCCACGCCGCGCGGCGGCTGACCGGGGGCGGCAGCGCGTATGACGACCGGATCGTGCGCGCGCGGCTGGCGCAGGCGTTCGGTCGGCTGATCCGGCGCGGGAGCGACGCCGGGCTTTTCGTGCTGCTGTCCGCGGCGATGCCCTCGCGGTTGCTCGATGCGTTTCCGCCGGGCGTGACGGTGACGCGGGTGCCGCTCGACGAAGCGGCCGAAAGAGTGAGGCGGCGGCTTTCCACCGTGCGTGACATGGGGCATGACGCAGCCCTCGACGCCTGA
- a CDS encoding RNA-binding S4 domain-containing protein, translating into MRLDRYLWFARLAKTRDIAQALACDGHFRIDGRVIDRAHAPVRIGNILTFFHAGRVRVLRVEALPMRRGPAPEAQACYQELALSGPVSSAGALTRDTDGAKAAREK; encoded by the coding sequence ATGCGGCTCGACCGCTATCTGTGGTTCGCGCGGCTGGCGAAGACTCGCGACATCGCACAGGCCCTCGCCTGCGATGGACATTTCCGCATCGACGGTCGCGTGATCGACCGCGCACATGCACCCGTGCGGATCGGCAACATCCTCACCTTCTTCCATGCGGGCCGCGTGCGGGTGTTGCGGGTCGAGGCGCTCCCGATGCGCCGCGGCCCGGCCCCGGAGGCGCAGGCTTGTTATCAGGAACTGGCCCTGTCCGGACCGGTTTCATCAGCAGGAGCGTTGACGCGCGACACCGACGGCGCGAAAGCGGCGCGCGAGAAGTGA
- a CDS encoding electron transfer flavoprotein subunit alpha/FixB family protein, translating into MKTLVWVEHDGSTVKDATLSAVTAAAKLGEVHLLVAGQGVGAVAEAAAKIAGVGKVHVADDAAYAHQLAENVAPLVVELMGHHDAFVAPSTTTGKAVAPRVAALLDVMQISDVLSVEGEDTFTRPIYAGNAIATVRTSDAKKVLTVRGTAFEKAAAEGGAGTVEPVAATGDAGLSTFVNQEIAASTRPELTSAKVIVSGGRALGSGEKFHELIEPLADKLGAGVGASRAAVDAGYVPNDYQVGQTGKIVAPEVYVAVGISGAIQHLAGMKDSKTIIAINKDEDAPIFQVADLGLVGDLFKIVPELTEKL; encoded by the coding sequence ATGAAGACTCTGGTTTGGGTCGAACACGACGGATCGACCGTCAAGGACGCCACGCTCTCCGCGGTCACCGCCGCGGCGAAGCTGGGCGAGGTGCATCTGCTCGTCGCCGGGCAGGGCGTCGGCGCGGTTGCTGAGGCGGCGGCGAAGATCGCGGGCGTCGGCAAGGTGCATGTCGCCGATGACGCGGCCTATGCGCATCAGCTCGCCGAGAATGTCGCGCCCCTGGTCGTCGAACTGATGGGGCATCACGACGCGTTCGTCGCGCCGTCCACCACCACCGGCAAGGCCGTCGCCCCGCGCGTCGCCGCGCTGCTCGACGTCATGCAGATCAGCGACGTGCTGTCGGTCGAGGGGGAGGACACGTTCACGCGCCCGATCTATGCCGGCAATGCGATCGCCACCGTCAGGACGTCGGATGCCAAGAAGGTCCTCACCGTCCGCGGCACCGCGTTCGAGAAGGCAGCGGCCGAGGGTGGCGCGGGCACCGTTGAGCCGGTCGCCGCGACCGGCGACGCTGGCCTGTCGACGTTCGTCAATCAGGAGATCGCGGCCTCGACGCGTCCGGAGCTGACCAGCGCGAAGGTCATCGTTTCGGGCGGTCGCGCGCTCGGTTCGGGCGAGAAGTTCCACGAACTGATCGAGCCGCTCGCCGACAAGCTCGGCGCAGGCGTCGGCGCGAGCCGCGCCGCGGTCGATGCGGGCTATGTGCCGAACGACTATCAGGTTGGCCAGACCGGCAAGATCGTCGCACCGGAAGTCTATGTCGCGGTCGGCATCTCGGGCGCGATCCAGCATCTTGCGGGCATGAAGGACTCCAAGACGATCATCGCGATCAACAAGGACGAGGATGCACCGATCTTCCAGGTCGCCGACCTCGGCCTGGTGGGGGATCTGTTCAAGATCGTGCCGGAGCTGACGGAGAAGCTCTGA
- a CDS encoding proline iminopeptidase-family hydrolase, with protein MRVTRRALLAGGAAALAPLPAFARDATYPPPDREAMLPVPGGRIYVRVNGDLNGPRPPLVLIHGGPGGTHNAMLDALELADQRAVILYDQLDSGRSDWPQDPANWRVPRFVDELEAIRHGLAVTRWHVCGVSWGGTIALEYAARRPAELVSTILGGPLITTRAWLADADALRAALPPVTRDTLLACESGTPPAASLCEQATEVFYRHYNRREDAPVAMRSTLGRGFDQRLYETMWGKSEFVSTGTLRDYDGTPLLAKLEGKRTLFMVGQYDEARPVTALGFAARVPGGAEVTVIPGAAHGTFSDRPAETIAIVRAWLSRHDTRAL; from the coding sequence ATGCGGGTGACCCGCCGTGCGCTGCTGGCCGGCGGTGCGGCGGCGCTGGCCCCACTCCCCGCGTTCGCGCGCGACGCTACCTATCCGCCGCCCGATCGCGAAGCGATGCTGCCCGTGCCCGGCGGGCGGATCTATGTTCGCGTCAACGGTGACCTGAACGGCCCGCGCCCGCCGCTGGTGCTGATCCATGGCGGTCCCGGCGGCACCCACAATGCGATGCTCGACGCCCTGGAACTCGCCGATCAGCGCGCGGTGATCCTCTACGACCAGCTCGACAGCGGCCGTTCCGACTGGCCGCAGGACCCCGCCAATTGGCGCGTGCCGCGCTTCGTCGACGAACTGGAGGCGATCCGGCATGGACTCGCCGTCACCCGCTGGCACGTCTGCGGCGTCAGCTGGGGCGGAACGATCGCGCTCGAATATGCCGCGCGCCGCCCGGCCGAATTGGTCAGCACGATCCTCGGTGGCCCGTTGATCACCACCCGCGCCTGGCTCGCCGACGCCGATGCGTTGCGCGCCGCGCTTCCGCCCGTCACCCGCGATACGCTCCTGGCGTGCGAAAGCGGCACCCCGCCCGCGGCATCGCTGTGCGAACAGGCCACCGAGGTCTTTTACCGCCACTATAATCGCCGCGAAGATGCGCCCGTGGCGATGCGGTCGACGCTGGGACGTGGCTTCGACCAGCGCCTGTACGAGACGATGTGGGGCAAGAGCGAGTTCGTCTCGACCGGCACATTGCGCGATTACGACGGCACGCCGCTGCTTGCGAAACTCGAGGGCAAGCGCACGCTTTTCATGGTCGGCCAATATGATGAAGCGCGCCCGGTTACCGCACTTGGCTTCGCGGCCCGCGTCCCGGGCGGCGCGGAAGTGACCGTGATTCCTGGCGCCGCACACGGCACCTTTTCGGATCGACCCGCCGAGACAATCGCGATTGTCCGCGCCTGGCTGTCACGTCACGACACGCGCGCATTGTAA
- a CDS encoding SixA phosphatase family protein, producing MKTLTLLRHAKSGWDDPVLRDFDRPLNARGRRAAVTMGRHLRDLGLTFDRVVASPATRVDETVVEVARGLGRALMPVWDRRLYLAAPTTLLDVVHECDAAAGSLLLIGHNPGLEELTLLLIPDDAATLRMAAEEKYPTATLAEITFDTDDWAELSAGSGRLTRFIRPRDVDPALGPDGD from the coding sequence GTGAAGACGCTGACGCTGTTGCGCCATGCCAAATCGGGCTGGGACGATCCGGTGCTCCGCGATTTCGATCGCCCGCTCAACGCGCGCGGGCGGCGCGCGGCGGTGACGATGGGCCGCCATCTCCGCGACCTGGGGCTGACGTTCGACCGGGTCGTGGCGTCACCTGCGACCCGCGTCGACGAAACGGTCGTCGAGGTGGCGCGTGGGCTGGGGCGGGCGTTGATGCCGGTATGGGATCGGCGGCTGTACCTCGCTGCGCCGACGACATTGCTCGACGTGGTGCATGAGTGCGATGCGGCGGCGGGCTCGCTGCTGCTGATCGGGCACAATCCGGGGCTCGAAGAACTGACGCTGCTGCTGATCCCCGACGATGCGGCGACGTTGCGAATGGCCGCCGAGGAGAAGTATCCGACGGCGACGCTTGCCGAGATCACGTTCGATACCGACGATTGGGCAGAGCTGAGTGCCGGCAGCGGACGATTGACCCGCTTCATCCGGCCGCGCGACGTCGATCCGGCGCTGGGGCCGGACGGAGACTAA
- the fdxA gene encoding ferredoxin FdxA: MTYVVTDACIRCKYMDCVEVCPVDCFYEGENMLVINPSECIDCGVCEPECPAEAILPDTESGLEQWLELNNTFSAQWPNVTRKLDQTPADADELKGVEGKYDKFFSPEPGKGD, encoded by the coding sequence ATGACCTATGTCGTCACCGACGCCTGCATCCGCTGCAAGTATATGGACTGCGTGGAAGTATGTCCGGTCGACTGCTTCTACGAAGGCGAGAACATGCTCGTCATCAACCCGTCGGAATGTATCGACTGCGGCGTCTGCGAGCCCGAATGCCCGGCCGAGGCGATCCTTCCCGATACCGAGAGCGGGCTGGAGCAATGGCTGGAGCTGAACAACACCTTCTCGGCGCAATGGCCCAACGTCACGCGCAAGCTGGACCAGACCCCGGCCGACGCCGATGAACTGAAGGGCGTCGAGGGCAAGTACGACAAGTTCTTCTCGCCCGAGCCCGGCAAGGGCGACTGA
- a CDS encoding phytanoyl-CoA dioxygenase family protein, which translates to MSATPPLDWSRDGAAHHPAAAIPLLPALHRLADDLPQDRAGLRLHGHPALPALLAAGPIHAIATLHLGAATQPVRAVLFDKTPATNWSLGWHQDRTIAVQTRAHVPGYGPWSTKQGIQHVEPPFAITEAMVTLRIHLDDTPADNAPLLIAPGSHRLGRIPEDAIADTVARHRTVACLADAGDVWCYATPILHASAAAQGNRRRRVLQVDYAATALPEPLVWLGI; encoded by the coding sequence ATGAGTGCCACCCCGCCCCTCGACTGGTCCCGTGACGGTGCCGCTCACCATCCAGCCGCCGCGATCCCGCTCCTCCCCGCCCTTCACAGGCTCGCCGACGACCTTCCGCAGGACCGCGCCGGCCTCCGCCTCCACGGCCACCCCGCGCTACCCGCTCTCCTCGCCGCCGGCCCCATCCACGCCATCGCCACGCTCCACCTCGGTGCCGCCACGCAACCGGTGCGCGCGGTTCTGTTCGACAAAACCCCCGCCACCAATTGGTCGCTCGGCTGGCATCAGGATCGCACGATCGCCGTCCAGACCCGCGCCCACGTTCCCGGCTACGGTCCGTGGTCAACCAAACAGGGCATTCAGCACGTCGAGCCCCCGTTCGCGATCACCGAAGCGATGGTGACGCTACGCATCCACCTCGACGACACCCCCGCCGACAACGCACCCTTGCTGATCGCCCCCGGCTCGCACCGTCTTGGCCGCATCCCCGAGGACGCGATCGCCGACACCGTCGCACGTCACCGCACCGTCGCGTGCCTCGCCGATGCAGGCGATGTCTGGTGCTACGCCACCCCGATCCTCCACGCCTCGGCCGCCGCGCAGGGCAATCGCCGCCGCCGCGTCCTTCAGGTCGATTATGCCGCGACCGCGCTCCCCGAACCGCTCGTCTGGCTCGGCATCTGA
- a CDS encoding GIN domain-containing protein yields MRGLIALIALLATPVQAAERRWPVGSIERLRIEAPVTVSVVTGGGNGVRGTATDRATLDALDLRVDGNTLTIRAPRGSTAPAEIVVATPRLDTVALFAPATVRIDSLRGARATVSIAGAGSVTIGRVDAERFDATLVGEGTITAAGRATEARLAGNGPGTIDTEALSTERTVVQAAGDLIVRAAARSTARITAGPDAQVTMMGHPQCSIRAATPANVRC; encoded by the coding sequence GTGCGGGGGCTGATCGCGCTCATCGCGCTGCTCGCGACGCCCGTTCAGGCCGCCGAGCGACGCTGGCCGGTCGGCAGCATCGAACGCTTGAGGATCGAGGCGCCGGTGACCGTCAGTGTCGTCACCGGCGGCGGCAATGGCGTCCGCGGCACCGCCACCGATCGGGCCACGCTCGACGCACTCGACCTGCGCGTCGACGGTAATACACTGACGATCCGCGCGCCCCGCGGCAGCACCGCGCCTGCCGAGATCGTCGTCGCCACCCCGCGGCTCGATACCGTCGCACTGTTCGCCCCCGCGACGGTGCGCATCGACTCGTTGCGCGGCGCGCGCGCGACCGTCTCGATCGCGGGGGCGGGGAGCGTCACCATCGGGCGCGTCGATGCCGAGCGGTTCGACGCGACACTGGTCGGCGAAGGCACGATCACCGCCGCCGGGCGCGCGACCGAGGCGCGGCTCGCCGGCAACGGGCCCGGCACGATCGACACCGAGGCGCTGTCGACCGAGCGGACCGTTGTTCAGGCGGCGGGTGACCTGATCGTCCGCGCCGCCGCGCGCAGCACGGCCCGGATCACCGCCGGCCCCGATGCGCAAGTGACGATGATGGGTCATCCGCAATGCAGCATCCGCGCGGCAACGCCCGCCAACGTTCGCTGCTAG
- a CDS encoding CarD family transcriptional regulator: MAAKALHFDVGDYVVYPKHGVGRVIELQKQEIAGMQLELYVLRFEKERMTLRVPTNKAESVGMRKLSSDKTMREAMETLKGKPKVKRTMWSRRAQEYEAKINSGDLASIAEVVRDLFRADDQPEQSYSERQIFEGACSRLARELAAMEQIDEPAAQEKILDILRKAAAIYNKDKVPA; encoded by the coding sequence ATGGCTGCCAAGGCTCTGCATTTCGATGTCGGCGATTATGTCGTTTACCCCAAGCACGGCGTCGGGCGCGTCATCGAGTTGCAGAAACAGGAAATCGCCGGAATGCAGCTGGAGCTGTACGTCCTGCGGTTCGAAAAGGAGCGGATGACGCTCCGCGTTCCCACCAACAAGGCCGAATCGGTCGGTATGCGCAAGCTGTCGTCGGACAAGACGATGCGCGAGGCGATGGAAACGCTCAAGGGCAAGCCCAAGGTGAAGCGCACCATGTGGTCGCGCCGTGCGCAGGAATATGAGGCGAAGATCAATTCGGGCGACCTCGCGTCGATCGCCGAAGTGGTCCGCGACCTGTTCCGTGCCGACGACCAGCCCGAGCAGAGCTATTCCGAGCGGCAGATCTTCGAAGGCGCGTGCAGCCGCCTTGCGCGTGAACTCGCCGCGATGGAACAGATCGACGAGCCGGCCGCGCAGGAGAAGATCCTCGACATCCTCCGCAAGGCCGCGGCGATCTACAACAAGGACAAGGTGCCCGCCTGA
- the sucC gene encoding ADP-forming succinate--CoA ligase subunit beta: MNIHEYQAKELLAKFGVPVPAGFAAMSVDEAVEVSKKLPGPLYVVKAQIHAGGRGKGKFKELPEGSKGGVRLAKTEDEVRHAATEMLGNTLVTIQTGEAGKQVNRLYVTDGVDIAKEFYLALLVNRATGRISFVASTEGGMDIETVAHDTPEKIHSIDVDPATGFQPHHGRAVAGALELTGDLAKQASNVAAKLYDAFLGTDAEQIEINPLAVTEDGKLMVLDAKVAFDGNAMFRHKDLAELRDETEEDAAELEASKYDLAYIKLDGDIGCMVNGAGLAMATMDIIKLNGMFPANFLDVGGGASKEKVTAAFKIILADPAVKGILVNIFGGIMKCDIIAEGIVAAAKEVNLSVPLVVRLEGTNVDKGKEILSNSGLAIVPANDLGDAAQKIVAEVKKVA; encoded by the coding sequence GTGAACATCCACGAATATCAGGCCAAGGAACTGCTCGCGAAATTCGGCGTGCCCGTGCCCGCCGGCTTCGCCGCGATGAGCGTGGATGAGGCGGTCGAAGTGTCGAAGAAGCTTCCCGGACCGCTCTATGTCGTCAAGGCGCAGATCCACGCCGGCGGACGCGGCAAGGGCAAGTTCAAGGAGCTTCCCGAGGGCAGCAAGGGCGGCGTCCGCCTCGCCAAGACCGAGGACGAGGTCCGCCACGCCGCGACCGAGATGCTCGGCAACACGTTGGTGACGATCCAGACCGGCGAAGCCGGCAAGCAGGTCAACCGCCTGTACGTGACCGATGGCGTCGACATCGCGAAGGAATTCTACCTCGCATTGCTCGTCAATCGCGCCACGGGTCGCATCTCGTTCGTCGCCTCGACCGAGGGTGGCATGGACATCGAGACGGTCGCGCATGACACGCCCGAGAAGATCCACTCGATCGACGTCGATCCGGCGACCGGCTTCCAGCCGCATCACGGCCGCGCGGTCGCGGGCGCGCTCGAGCTCACCGGCGATCTGGCCAAGCAGGCGTCGAACGTCGCGGCGAAGCTGTACGACGCGTTCCTGGGTACCGATGCCGAGCAGATCGAGATCAACCCGCTCGCCGTCACGGAAGACGGCAAGCTGATGGTGCTCGACGCCAAGGTCGCCTTCGACGGCAATGCGATGTTCCGCCACAAGGATCTCGCCGAGCTGCGCGACGAGACCGAGGAAGACGCCGCCGAGCTGGAAGCGTCGAAGTACGACCTTGCCTATATCAAGCTGGACGGCGACATCGGCTGCATGGTCAACGGTGCCGGGCTCGCGATGGCGACGATGGACATCATCAAGCTGAACGGCATGTTCCCGGCCAACTTCCTCGACGTCGGTGGTGGCGCGAGCAAGGAGAAGGTGACGGCCGCGTTCAAGATCATCCTTGCCGATCCGGCGGTGAAGGGGATCCTCGTCAACATCTTCGGCGGGATCATGAAGTGCGACATCATCGCCGAGGGCATCGTCGCCGCGGCGAAGGAAGTGAACCTGTCGGTGCCGCTGGTCGTGCGCCTCGAGGGCACGAACGTCGACAAGGGCAAGGAAATCCTGTCGAATTCGGGCCTCGCGATCGTCCCCGCCAACGATCTGGGCGATGCCGCACAGAAGATCGTCGCCGAGGTCAAGAAGGTCGCCTGA